CTCGGGCTCTCGGCCAGGGCGGGGGCCCTGGCCCGTACCCTTTCGGGCGGCATGCAGCGGCGGCTCAACGTGGCCCTGGCGCTCGTCCACGATCCCGAGCTCGTCGTCCTCGACGAGCCGGAGGCGGGCCTCGACCCCCAGTCGCGCGTGCTGGTCAGGGACTTCATCACCGAGCTGGCCGCGACCAAGGCCGTCGTGCTCACCACCCACAACATGGACGAGGCGGAGCGGATCGCCGGGCGCGTGGCGATCATCGACCGCGGCAAGGTCCTCTGCTGCAACACACCCGCGCAGCTCGTCCGCGAGCTCGGAGAGGGCGACGTGGTGCAGGTGGATCTCCCGGGCGACGCGCCGCTCGAGGGTCCGCTGGATCGGCTCCGGGCCGCCGTCGCGCCGGCTGGGGCCACGGTTGCGGCGCGTGCGGGCGGCCTCTCGGTGACCGGACGTGGCGCGGTCTGTGCCCTTGCGCCCCTCCTCTCGGCCCTGGCGGAGGTCGG
This genomic window from Candidatus Tanganyikabacteria bacterium contains:
- a CDS encoding ABC transporter ATP-binding protein produces the protein MTGAPTLIARGLTRRFGSLLAVDGLDIEVQRGEVLGFLGPNGAGKTTSIRMLCGLLRPDAGEVLLGGEPLGPAAHHRRRVGLCPQQVVVWDRLTCLEQLTFLGTMYEVPASEARSRGESLLDRLGLSARAGALARTLSGGMQRRLNVALALVHDPELVVLDEPEAGLDPQSRVLVRDFITELAATKAVVLTTHNMDEAERIAGRVAIIDRGKVLCCNTPAQLVRELGEGDVVQVDLPGDAPLEGPLDRLRAAVAPAGATVAARAGGLSVTGRGAVCALAPLLSALAEVGLAPVEVRLRRPTLEDVFLGLTGRRLRE